A genomic region of Halobacteriovorax sp. JY17 contains the following coding sequences:
- a CDS encoding DEAD/DEAH box helicase — protein MNQAINLLPIVEINNSFTLMLAPPGWGKTTLVLDLYEKFEGRVVFISPLRALAEEFHKRSSGLKNVFSFGSGKSSEENFKIFLKKKKGLLICTAEKLSSELIELFSLQNTLYIFDEFHLFYYWGQSFRPLLWERLMEVANNEGKILGLTATMDPSILEMWKKDFSLGLDNRFLINLGNQKLLNKPARVENYGILGVEALNRSFLRVVRESRKGTILYFCRFRKDVDLWLDLCKRMKVDAIGCVGGGVEAFLEDLEENPYPRCIFSTSTLSHGVNLPTISDVFLSYPIDNDDFWIQMVGRGGRDGSNFNVYEMEKKDWRSIRYLFHSLVLLVRDFLRLRANI, from the coding sequence ATGAATCAAGCGATCAATTTACTACCCATTGTTGAAATTAATAACTCATTTACTCTAATGCTAGCACCTCCTGGATGGGGAAAGACAACACTGGTTTTAGATCTCTATGAGAAATTTGAGGGAAGAGTCGTTTTCATTTCACCGCTCAGGGCCCTTGCGGAAGAGTTTCATAAGAGGTCCAGTGGACTTAAGAATGTTTTCTCTTTTGGAAGTGGAAAGAGTTCCGAAGAGAATTTTAAAATTTTCTTGAAGAAAAAGAAGGGGTTACTTATTTGTACTGCTGAGAAATTAAGCAGTGAATTAATAGAGCTATTCTCTCTTCAAAATACACTCTATATTTTTGATGAATTTCACCTCTTCTACTATTGGGGTCAGAGTTTTAGGCCTCTACTATGGGAGAGGTTGATGGAAGTGGCTAACAATGAGGGAAAGATTCTTGGTTTAACAGCAACTATGGACCCAAGTATCTTAGAAATGTGGAAGAAAGATTTCTCTTTAGGGTTAGATAATCGATTTCTTATTAATTTGGGAAATCAAAAATTATTAAATAAGCCAGCAAGAGTGGAGAATTATGGAATACTTGGAGTCGAAGCTCTAAATAGAAGTTTTCTAAGAGTGGTAAGAGAAAGTAGAAAAGGAACTATTCTCTATTTCTGCCGTTTTAGAAAAGATGTGGACCTCTGGTTGGACCTTTGCAAAAGAATGAAAGTCGACGCCATTGGTTGTGTTGGAGGAGGTGTTGAAGCTTTCTTAGAAGATCTTGAAGAAAACCCTTATCCACGCTGTATTTTTTCAACATCAACACTGAGTCATGGAGTTAATCTTCCCACTATTTCAGATGTATTCTTAAGCTATCCCATTGATAATGATGATTTTTGGATTCAGATGGTGGGACGAGGTGGAAGGGATGGTTCTAATTTTAATGTTTATGAAATGGAAAAAAAAGATTGGAGATCAATTAGATATTTATTCCATTCTCTGGTACTTTTAGTACGAGACTTTCTCCGTCTTAGGGCCAATATATGA